The DNA segment TCAACGGGGACCCCGAAGTGCTGGCCCAGGTGTTTGAATCCCGACCGGAAGTTCTCGCGCACAACCTGGAGACGGTGCCACGGGTCTTCAAACGGATCCGCCCCGGCTTCCGGTACGAACGCTCCCTCGGCGTGCTCAGTGCTGCTCGGGAGTCCGGGCTGGTGACCAAGTCAAACCTGATCCTGGGCATGGGCGAGACCCGACCGGAGATCTCGGCCGCACTGCAGGACCTGCGTGACACCGGGTGCGACCTGGTCACCATAACGCAGTACCTGCGCCCCTCGGCGCGCCACCACCCGGTGGCGCGCTGGGTCAACCCGTCGGAGTTCGTCGAATTGAAGGAGGAGGCCGAGCAGATCGGCTTCGCCGGAGTGATGTCCGGCCCGCTGGTGCGCTCGTCCTACCGCGCCAGCCAGCTCTATCGGCAGGCGCTGGACAATAGGGTCGGCAGGCCACCCGGCACCTGAATCACACGGCTGACGACGCTGCGCAGGAGAGCCGCACCCACCGACGGGTGCGGCTCCGCGGGCGCAGATCTTCCCGGAATCTCTCAGGCCCATAACGGAGGGGGAGGCTCGCTCGCGGGACCGCCGCCGTCCCCACCCATCCCCCCGTCTGTCTAAGGAAGCCCCATGGCTATCTCCGTGTTCGACCTCTTCTCCATCGGCATCGGGCCGTCCAGCTCGCACACCGTCGGCCCGATGCGCGCTGCCGGCATGTTCGTCCGCGGCCTGAAGGACGACGGTCTGCTTGACCGAACCTCATCTGTGCGGGCGGAGCTGTTCGGTTCCCTCGGTGCCACCGGCCACGGCCACGGCACGCCGAAGGCCGTCATGCTCGGCCTGGAGGGCAATACTCCTGACACTGTCGACGTCGACACGGCCGACGAGCAGGTCGAGCGGATCCGCACGACCCGGCGCATCCGCCTGCTCGCAGCCGAAATCGGTCCACGATGCGAGATTGTTTTCGACCCCGACGCCGAGCTGATCCTGCACCGCCGCCGCACGCTGCCCTACCACGCGAATGGTATGACGTTGTGCGCATACGACGTGGCGGGCGCGCTGCTGCTGCAGAAGACCTACTACTCGGTCGGCGGCGGCTTCGTCGTGGACGAACAGGCCGTCGGCGCCGACCGGGTCAAGGCCGACGACACCGTGCTGCGCTACCCCTTCCACAGCTGCGACGAACTGCTGGGGCTGTGCCGTGAAACGGGCCTGTCTGTCTCGGCTCTGATGCTGGAGAACGAGAAGGCGTGGCGCACCGAGCAGGAGATCCGTTCCGGTCTGCTGGAGATCTGGGCGGTGATGAAGGCGTGTGTGGATCGCGGCCTGGCGCGCGAGGGCATCCTGCCCGGCGGGCTGAAGGTCCGGCGCCGCGCGGCGGCCGCCGCCAGAGTGCTGCGCACGGTCGGCGACCCGGCAGACCGGAGCATGGAGTGGATCACGCTCTACGCGATGGCGGTGAACGAGGAGAACGCGGCAGGCGGGAGGGTCGTGACAGCCCCTACGAACGGCGCCGCGGGGATCCTGCCGGCCGTGCTGCACTACTACCTCGCCTTCGTGCCCGGCACGGACGATGACGGCATCGTCAGATTCCTTCTCGCCGCGGGCGCGATCGGCCTGTTGTACAAGGAGAATGCGAGCATCTCCGGCGCCGAGGTCGGCTGCCAGGGCGAGGTCGGTTCGGCCTGCTCGATGGCCGCCGGCGCGCTGGCCGAGGTGCTCGGCGGGACGCCGGAACAGGTGGAGAACGCCGCCGAGATAGGCATGGAGCACAATTTGGGCCTGACCTGCGACCCGGTCGGCGGCCTGGTGCAGATCCCGTGCATCGAGCGCAACGGAATGGCTGCCGTCAAGGCTGTGACCGCCGCCCGCATGGCACTGCGCGGGGACGGCCGCCATCACGTCTCCCTCGACAAGGTCATCAAGACGATGAAGGAAACCGGTGCCGACATGAAGGTCAAGTACAAGGAGACCGCACGCGGCGGCCTCGCGGTCAACGTCATCGAATGCTAGATCACGTGGCACGGCCAGCCTCGCAGAATCAGCGGCCGGCGGTCCCACTTCACTTGCGGTGACGCCGATGGCCAGT comes from the Catenulispora sp. MAP5-51 genome and includes:
- a CDS encoding L-serine ammonia-lyase is translated as MAISVFDLFSIGIGPSSSHTVGPMRAAGMFVRGLKDDGLLDRTSSVRAELFGSLGATGHGHGTPKAVMLGLEGNTPDTVDVDTADEQVERIRTTRRIRLLAAEIGPRCEIVFDPDAELILHRRRTLPYHANGMTLCAYDVAGALLLQKTYYSVGGGFVVDEQAVGADRVKADDTVLRYPFHSCDELLGLCRETGLSVSALMLENEKAWRTEQEIRSGLLEIWAVMKACVDRGLAREGILPGGLKVRRRAAAAARVLRTVGDPADRSMEWITLYAMAVNEENAAGGRVVTAPTNGAAGILPAVLHYYLAFVPGTDDDGIVRFLLAAGAIGLLYKENASISGAEVGCQGEVGSACSMAAGALAEVLGGTPEQVENAAEIGMEHNLGLTCDPVGGLVQIPCIERNGMAAVKAVTAARMALRGDGRHHVSLDKVIKTMKETGADMKVKYKETARGGLAVNVIEC